Genomic DNA from bacterium:
CCCTCGCCTCGCCGGCGTCGATTGCCCCGCTTCTTAACTCGCGGACGTTCTTCCACTCCCTGCTCCACAGGTCCACAAATTCAGCCGAGAACCCCAGCCGCTCGACCATCCGGTCGTACCTTTTCTGGTATCGAAGTTCGCCGTCCACTATTGGACTTGTCGCAAGCTCCCCCAACAGGTTTTTCAGAATTCTCCTCCCGTCGCCATTCATGAACGACGCTGACTGGGCAAAGAGGGACAGAAGACCCTTGCTTGACAGGAAGTTACGAACGGCCTGAACATGGCGCCACAGCTTCAGGGAATCTCCGCTCTTCCGCGCCTCGTCCATGAAGAGCAGCTCCAAAGCTCCTTTGCCCCCGATCACTGCGTACAAGAAATCTATGAGCGTCTTCTCTACACCCGCCCTCAAAAGCGCGCGCGGATCGCCGGCAACGTCTCGGCGGAAACGATAGAATCCATTGCAGAGACGCGCAGGCAGCGAATCCAGCGCAGCCATGGCACGCAGCGTGCTCAATGTGTTGCGCACGGACTTCCATTTGCCCGGGTCGGTCGCCTCGAACACCCTGTTCAGCACCATCATCTTGTCCGGAGTCAATTCGCGAAATGAGTCCAGGACGGTCATAATAGATTCGCGAAATCCGATGAAACCCGGTTGATTCGCAAAGCCGCGCAGGTTGCGCACAGCCTTTTCCGAGAACCCCATGATCCCATACTGGGCGATCCATGCGCCGGACTCAAAAGCGGCCTTGAAGAAACCGATGGAGGAGAGGTGATGAAAGGTTTCTTTGAAGACCTGGCCGAAGGCTTCCCTCAAAAAAGGTTCCGCCGGATACCTCGACAAGAAGCTATTGGCCTGAGAGGCGATGGGACCGTCTGCCCTGAATTTTCTGGCCAGCAATCCATATACTTCCGCCGCGGATTGAACCACCCTTAGCGTCCTTACATTCCGGCTTCCTACGCCAACCAGGATCTCAATAACTGTTTCCGCGCCCTTATAGACCTCGGGTGAGCTGTCTGCGAATTTAGGAACGAGATGCGCATACGCACTCAGCGCATTCGCCAACACCTCTTCTCCCTCAGTCCACCTCATAATTTCGCGCAAGGCCGCTGCTTCGGCATAGACTTCGGCTGAGCCCTCTTTGAAATTGCGTACAAGATCTCCATAGCCAGCGACAATCAAGCGCTCATCGAAGATGTTATTCAACTGCCCGGAATGTAATATCGATGCGCGCAAGCGCTCTGCACCCGCACGGAGTTCAGGCAGATTGTCTTTGAGATTCGGCAACAGATCCCTGTAGTCAGAGGTCGCCAGGAAACGAATTTTGTTATCAGCGCTCTTCATGAGTTCGCGCAGCCGCGCGGCATGTATCGCACTGGCCGGCCCTGGAGGCGGACTGATCTCCTGCGCGAGAAGCGAATACCCGTCGATCGGTGCCTCATCGGTCGCAGGCGCATCGCGGTCGCGCGACTCGATCGCACCCTGATCCGGATGCACGACCGGCTGCACTCCCACCTTTTTCACATCATCGGACATCCCCACCCCTCGAGCGCCCGAACGGGCGCCGGAAATGGAATACAGAAATATTATCGGCAGGATTCAGAGAAAGTTTCGGGGTATATCGAAGATATCTTTGAGGCTATATGTCTAATGATATCAGTTGCTTATAAGGTGACAGGGTCAAATCATCGCATCAAGCCCCATAGCATCTTGCTGATGGCCTCAAGGCGCGATTTGAGGGCGCATGACTCAACAGGGCTTATGAGCCTGAACGCGCGCATGAGATCAATGCAGGCTCCGACTTCGGCCGTGCTGGCGCGAGCAATCTTGAAGAAGCGGCGGCGTTCGGGCTGGGAGAACTTGGCGTTGCCCTCGGCGATATTCAGGGTGATTGACGACACCGCGCGCCTGAGCTGATCGGCGAGATAGCCATAGCCTCGCGGCCACTTGGCAACCTCTTTGCTGAAGTCCTCTGCCACTTCAACCGACTGCGTGTAGCAATTCAGCTTTTCGTGAAACATTTTTACCTCCCTTGAGTTGGTTTTTTGCGTTGCCCTCCACCCTTTTGAGAGGGCAACGAAAAAACCAACTTTCCAAGGAGGACTTATGAATCACGAAAAGCTGGATTGCTTCAGGCAGTTGATGAGCTTGGCAGAGGACCTTGCAAAGAGGGTCGCCAAGTGGCCGCGAGGAAACGGGTTCCTGGCTGATCAGCTCAATCGGGCGATGACATCGGCCGTCTTAAACCTCGCCGAGGGCAACGGCAAACGTGCATACAACCGCGAACGCCGTCGATTCTTTCAAATCGCGCTGGGCTCGCTTGCCGAAACCAGCGCAGCGCTCGATCTGGCACGCGCCTTCGGGCTCATGCCCGCAGCCCAGCAGGCCGCCCTCAAATCGCGCCTCAAGCTAGCCTACGTCAAGATCGGAGCTCTACCATGAGCCCTGATCTCTCAGCTCAGATATCTCAATCTCTTCTCTCAATCTGGATCTGTAATCTGGGTTCGCAGTATTACTGCGATGATGAGGCGATGATACGGCGATGGGAATGCGATGATACTGCGATAATGAAGCGATTAATTACTTCTCCATCACATCGAATTGCTCCGCATGATACTCCGCCACGCTCTTGATGTGGATGCGGCGGCCGAAACGCTCCTCCAACTGCTCGAGTTGCGCGCGCTCCTCGTCGTAGAGAACGTCGGCAACGGAAGGATGGCAGCAGACCATGATCTGTTTTGATTTCATCTCCGGCGCCTCGCGCGCGAGTTCGCGGAAGATGTCGTAGCAGACGGTGGTCGGGCTCTTCAAGCACCCCTTGCCCTCACAGTAAGGGCAGGTGTTGGTGAGTTGGCGGCGCAAATCCTCGCGCGTGCGCTTGCGCGTCATCTCCACGAGGCCCAAGTCGGATATCTTGCTGATCGTGGTGCGCGCGCGGTCCCCCTTGAGCGCCTCCTTCAGCGTGTTGTAGACCTTCTGGCGGTCCACCATGCGCTCCATGTCGATGAAGTCGATGATGATGATCCCGCCGATGCCGCGGAGCCTCAGCTGATACACGATCTCGCGCACGGCCTCGAGGTTGGTCTTGAGTATGGTGTCGTCCACGTTGCGGCGGCCCACGAAGCGGCCGGTGTTGACGTCGATGGCGGTGAGCGCCTCGGTCTGCTCGATTATGATGTATCCGCCGCTCTTGAGCCAGACCTTGTGGCCGAGCGCGCGCGTGATCTCGATCTCGATGCCGAAGGCGTCGAATATCGGCTCATGCCCCTCGTAGAGTTCGACCGCGTTCTTCCCTTTGGGCATGAAGCTGGTCACGAAATCGCAGATGCTCTTATAGGCCTCGGGCGAATCGACGACCACTCGGTCGATGTCGGGCGTGAACAGGTCGCGCACAACCCGGGAGATCACGTCCAGCTCCGCGTGCACGAGCGACGGCGCCCTTACCTTCGAGGCCTTCTCCTCGATCTCCTCCCAGGAGTTGGTGAGATATCCGATGTCGTCCGCGAACTCGCGGTCAGCCACCCCTGAAGAGACGGTGCGCACGATGAAGCCGCCGGTGCCCTTGCGCAGCTTATGGATCATGGACCGGAGGCGCACGCGCTCCTCGTGGTCGCCGATCCGGCGCGAGACTCCTATGTGGTTGATCGTGGGCATGAAGACCAGGAAGCGTCCGGGAAGCGAGACGTGGGAGGTGACACGCGCGCCCTTGGTGCCGAGCGGCTCCTTCTCGACCTGGACCAGGATCTCCTGGCCGTCCTTGATGAGGTCCTCTATCTGCCTGTGGCGGCCGCGCGCAGCCTTTGCGGGCAGCTCCACGTCCTCGAGCGAAGAGGGCAGCTGCGCGCCGTCCTCGTCGTATCCGGCCAGGTCCTTGACCACGTCGGAGGCGTGCAGGAAGGCGGTGCGATCCAGGCCGATATCCACGAACGCGGCCTGCATGCCGGGCATCACGCGCGCGACCTTGCCCTTGTAGATGTTGCCGACGATCCCCTCCTCGCGCTTGCGCTCGATGGTGAGCTCGGTGACCACGCCGTTCTCGAGGCGCGCCACTCGCGTCTCGCCGAGGGTCACGTTTATGATGAGTTCATTGGGCATCTTTAGATTCCTGTTGTTTCCACTCGACAGCCGTCTTTCTCACCGCAATCCGCCGCGCATCATCCTCCGATATCGCAAAGAGGCCCTGGAGGATCTCGGATATTTTGAGCGCCGGCCTGCGGTCGGAGACGTGGATGCCTAGCACGGATCTGTCGGACATCGCAAGCTCGTCCACGTATTCGGATAGATCGACCTCGATCGACTTATCCTTGCGCACCCTGGAGAAGGGAAAGGGTTTATGCGACGCGATCGCCTCCACGGCCCTCTCCCAGCCGGCCGGAAGCCCCGCAAAATCGATCTCGTAGCGCATGCGCGCCACGGAATCGTCGATGGCCGGATGATCCCGCGGCATCAAGGCCGCATCGAGCACGACCATGCCGAGGGGCAATCTCCCCTGCATCAGATTCACGACCGCAAGCGGATCGATCTCTTCAAAGAGCTCCACGTCGGCGAACTCGACTGCGCTCTCCACGCCGACAGGGATCGCTGGCCCTGCCGCAATGCGAACCCTGGGGTGAAAGCCCTGCGAGTAGGCCAGGGGGAGGCCGGAGGCGCGAAAGCCGCGCCGGAGTGCATCGAGCGCCTCGAGGTGCCCCAGAAACGCCGCGCGGCCGGTCTTGGAAAAACGAATGCGGTAGCGGAAAACCGTGGCTGGTGATTGGCCTTCCTGCCGGTCAGGCAGTTGACTGGTGACCGGCGTGTCAGAATGACATGCCGGGGCAAGCCGATTTACAAGGCCAATCTTCGGATCACATATGCCGCATGCAGAACATTTCCCAACTGCGCAGTCCTCAGTGGGAGCAAGGTCTTTCGCGCGTTGCCGCTCCCTCCACAGGAAATCGAGCGAAGGGCCCGCGCCCAGGCAGTCCCACGGAAACACGAAACCGTCCGGCCGCGCCGCGAGATACGTCTCCGGGTCTATGCCGCATTCTGCGAACGCCTCGCGCCAGATGGAGATGTCAAAACACTCGTCCCACCCGTCGAAGCGGGCGCCTTTTTTGTACGCGAGCTCGATCACTCCTGCCAGCTCCGATCCCCCGCGGGAGAACACTCCCTCCAGAAAACTCAT
This window encodes:
- a CDS encoding Rne/Rng family ribonuclease, translating into MPNELIINVTLGETRVARLENGVVTELTIERKREEGIVGNIYKGKVARVMPGMQAAFVDIGLDRTAFLHASDVVKDLAGYDEDGAQLPSSLEDVELPAKAARGRHRQIEDLIKDGQEILVQVEKEPLGTKGARVTSHVSLPGRFLVFMPTINHIGVSRRIGDHEERVRLRSMIHKLRKGTGGFIVRTVSSGVADREFADDIGYLTNSWEEIEEKASKVRAPSLVHAELDVISRVVRDLFTPDIDRVVVDSPEAYKSICDFVTSFMPKGKNAVELYEGHEPIFDAFGIEIEITRALGHKVWLKSGGYIIIEQTEALTAIDVNTGRFVGRRNVDDTILKTNLEAVREIVYQLRLRGIGGIIIIDFIDMERMVDRQKVYNTLKEALKGDRARTTISKISDLGLVEMTRKRTREDLRRQLTNTCPYCEGKGCLKSPTTVCYDIFRELAREAPEMKSKQIMVCCHPSVADVLYDEERAQLEQLEERFGRRIHIKSVAEYHAEQFDVMEK
- a CDS encoding four helix bundle protein; the protein is MFHEKLNCYTQSVEVAEDFSKEVAKWPRGYGYLADQLRRAVSSITLNIAEGNAKFSQPERRRFFKIARASTAEVGACIDLMRAFRLISPVESCALKSRLEAISKMLWGLMR
- a CDS encoding four helix bundle protein, translating into MNHEKLDCFRQLMSLAEDLAKRVAKWPRGNGFLADQLNRAMTSAVLNLAEGNGKRAYNRERRRFFQIALGSLAETSAALDLARAFGLMPAAQQAALKSRLKLAYVKIGALP